A portion of the Clostridium gelidum genome contains these proteins:
- a CDS encoding GatB/YqeY domain-containing protein yields the protein MTAIKDRLQDDWKTALKAKDRFTTSVISTARAAILLVEKTDNRKLEEDEVISILAKEVKQRRESMLEFEKGNRQDLVDECEAEIKILLEYLPQQLGEEEIKQIVKESAEEVGANSIKDMGKVMSAVRPKVLGKADGKLVSQIVKEYLNK from the coding sequence ATGACAGCAATTAAAGATAGATTACAGGATGATTGGAAAACTGCTTTAAAAGCAAAAGATAGATTCACAACTAGTGTAATTAGTACAGCTAGAGCTGCAATATTATTAGTTGAAAAAACTGATAATAGGAAGCTTGAAGAGGATGAAGTTATTAGTATATTAGCTAAAGAAGTTAAGCAAAGAAGAGAATCTATGCTTGAATTTGAAAAAGGGAATAGACAAGATTTGGTAGACGAGTGTGAAGCTGAAATAAAGATTTTGTTAGAATATCTTCCTCAGCAGTTAGGTGAAGAAGAAATAAAACAAATAGTAAAAGAATCAGCTGAAGAAGTGGGTGCAAATAGCATTAAGGATATGGGAAAAGTTATGTCAGCTGTTAGACCTAAGGTATTAGGAAAAGCTGATGGTAAACTTGTAAGCCAGATTGTTAAAGAATATTTAAATAAATAA
- the rpsU gene encoding 30S ribosomal protein S21: MSEVKIGENETIESALRRFKKKCATAGIISEAKKREHYEKPSVKKKHKSEAARKRKIK; encoded by the coding sequence ATGTCAGAGGTTAAAATTGGAGAAAATGAAACAATTGAAAGTGCATTGAGAAGATTTAAGAAGAAATGTGCTACAGCTGGAATTATTTCTGAAGCTAAGAAGAGGGAACATTATGAAAAACCAAGCGTTAAGAAAAAGCATAAATCAGAAGCTGCTAGAAAGAGAAAAATTAAATAG
- a CDS encoding histidine triad nucleotide-binding protein: MRDCLFCKIAKGEIPSEKVYEDDKVYAFYDINPEAPTHFLVIPKEHIESANDLNDNNIDIVSHIFKVINKLVVELKIADAGYRIINNCGEDGGQTVKHLHFHVIGGRSLKWPPG, encoded by the coding sequence ATGAGAGACTGTTTATTTTGTAAAATTGCAAAAGGAGAAATTCCGAGTGAAAAAGTATATGAAGATGATAAAGTATATGCTTTTTATGATATAAATCCGGAAGCACCTACTCATTTTTTAGTAATACCAAAAGAGCATATTGAAAGTGCTAATGATTTAAATGATAATAATATTGATATTGTTTCACATATATTTAAGGTTATCAATAAGCTAGTAGTAGAACTTAAGATAGCTGATGCAGGATATAGAATTATCAATAATTGTGGCGAAGACGGAGGTCAAACTGTAAAACATCTTCATTTTCATGTAATTGGAGGGCGAAGTTTAAAGTGGCCACCAGGTTAA
- the mtaB gene encoding tRNA (N(6)-L-threonylcarbamoyladenosine(37)-C(2))-methylthiotransferase MtaB, which produces MGENQIKIVRSNNDNGTLKKLSKKEPKINSEGKNLVAFSTLGCRVNHYETEAMAEKFIREGYEVTDFENFADVYVINTCSVTNMSDKKSRQIISRARRTNENAIIAAVGCYSQVSPEEVSKIEGVDVVLGTRNKGDVVYYVNKARDEQKPQLMVGEVLKNKQFEELNIEEYQDKTRAFLKIQDGCNRFCAYCLIPYTRGTTCSKDPEKVLNEIKKLSEHGFKEIILSGIHTASYGVDLDGNITLITLLEEIEKMDGIERVRIGSIEPIFFTDEVIDKMKNMKKLCPQFHLSLQSGCDATLKRMNRRYTAKEYEDAVNKIRKNLNDASITTDVIVGFPGETDEEFNETYEYLKKIKLTKTHIFKFSPRKGTKAADMTHQLDGTVKDKRSKTLIELNAKNEGDFSESLVGRELDVLVEQEVPKKPGVFEGYTRNYVKVEIINGNEDMIGKIIPCSIKEANGDCVAGKII; this is translated from the coding sequence ATGGGAGAAAACCAAATAAAAATAGTCAGATCAAATAACGATAATGGTACACTAAAAAAATTATCTAAGAAAGAGCCAAAGATAAATTCAGAAGGAAAAAATCTTGTAGCCTTTTCCACATTAGGATGTAGAGTAAATCATTATGAGACAGAAGCCATGGCGGAGAAGTTTATTAGAGAAGGCTATGAGGTTACAGATTTTGAAAACTTTGCGGATGTTTATGTTATAAATACATGTTCAGTAACGAACATGAGTGATAAAAAATCAAGACAAATAATAAGCAGAGCAAGAAGAACAAATGAAAATGCTATAATTGCAGCTGTTGGTTGTTATTCGCAAGTATCACCAGAAGAAGTGTCTAAAATAGAAGGTGTAGATGTTGTCCTTGGAACTAGGAATAAAGGCGATGTTGTTTATTATGTAAATAAAGCTCGCGATGAGCAAAAACCACAATTAATGGTTGGAGAAGTTCTTAAAAATAAACAATTTGAAGAATTAAACATAGAAGAATATCAAGATAAGACTAGAGCCTTTTTAAAGATACAAGATGGTTGCAATAGATTTTGTGCATATTGTTTAATACCATATACAAGAGGAACAACTTGTTCTAAAGATCCAGAAAAGGTATTAAATGAAATAAAGAAGTTAAGTGAACATGGATTTAAGGAGATAATATTATCTGGAATTCATACAGCTTCTTATGGTGTTGATTTAGATGGAAATATAACTTTAATAACTTTATTAGAAGAAATTGAGAAGATGGATGGTATAGAAAGAGTAAGAATAGGTTCTATTGAACCAATTTTCTTTACTGATGAAGTAATAGACAAGATGAAGAATATGAAAAAGCTATGTCCACAATTCCATTTATCACTTCAAAGTGGATGTGATGCTACTTTAAAAAGAATGAATAGAAGATATACTGCTAAAGAATATGAAGATGCAGTTAATAAAATAAGAAAAAATCTAAATGATGCTTCCATAACAACTGATGTCATTGTTGGTTTTCCAGGAGAAACTGATGAGGAATTTAATGAAACATATGAATATTTAAAGAAAATTAAGTTAACTAAAACTCATATATTCAAATTTAGTCCAAGAAAAGGTACTAAAGCAGCAGATATGACACATCAATTAGATGGTACTGTTAAGGATAAACGAAGTAAGACTTTAATTGAATTAAATGCAAAAAATGAGGGCGATTTTAGTGAATCTTTAGTTGGAAGAGAATTAGATGTTTTAGTTGAACAAGAAGTTCCTAAAAAGCCAGGAGTATTTGAAGGTTATACTAGAAATTATGTAAAAGTTGAAATAATTAATGGTAATGAAGATATGATAGGCAAAATAATTCCTTGCTCTATAAAAGAAGCAAATGGAGATTGTGTTGCTGGAAAAATTATATAA
- a CDS encoding RsmE family RNA methyltransferase: MHKFFTEPYNITETEGKILGDDVKHIYKVLRLSEGEEVVLNNCEGTEYLGEIKYIAKNEVIVNIIKKLDINNESKVKVHLFQGLPKGQKMDLIVQKGTELGVFEFIPTITARVDVKLKGEFKKLDRLNRIALEASKQSKRSIVPCVKEVIDFNEALKELKEMDLVIIPYENAEDFGIKSLVNHFKKENINLDNIKDVGILIGPEGGFEEDEINILKEQGSYIVTLGNRILRTETAGFTATALIQYELGDLGGTLL; the protein is encoded by the coding sequence ATGCATAAGTTTTTTACAGAGCCTTATAATATTACTGAAACGGAAGGTAAGATACTTGGAGATGATGTAAAACATATTTACAAAGTTTTAAGGTTATCAGAAGGGGAAGAAGTAGTATTAAATAATTGTGAAGGCACCGAATACTTAGGAGAAATAAAATATATAGCTAAAAATGAAGTTATAGTTAACATAATTAAGAAGCTAGATATAAATAATGAAAGTAAAGTCAAAGTACATCTTTTTCAAGGGTTACCTAAAGGGCAAAAGATGGATTTGATAGTACAAAAGGGAACTGAGCTTGGCGTGTTTGAATTTATTCCTACAATTACAGCTAGAGTTGATGTAAAGCTTAAGGGAGAATTCAAAAAGCTTGATAGATTAAATAGAATTGCATTAGAAGCATCAAAACAATCTAAAAGAAGTATTGTTCCATGTGTTAAAGAAGTTATTGACTTTAATGAAGCTTTAAAAGAACTAAAAGAAATGGATTTAGTTATAATCCCTTATGAAAATGCAGAAGATTTTGGTATTAAAAGTCTTGTAAATCATTTTAAGAAAGAAAACATAAATTTAGATAATATAAAGGATGTTGGGATTTTAATTGGACCTGAGGGTGGATTTGAAGAAGATGAAATTAATATTTTAAAAGAACAGGGCTCTTATATTGTAACCCTTGGAAATAGGATATTACGTACAGAAACAGCTGGATTTACAGCAACTGCTTTAATTCAGTATGAACTTGGAGATTTAGGAGGGACGCTACTGTAA
- the prmA gene encoding 50S ribosomal protein L11 methyltransferase → MDGIWIEISVITKSEALEPITGIFYGLNCPNIAIEDPDDLLLREQGPLTWDFADINILEHKGNAAVIKAYFSQDDKVEEIVEYVKEKLIEIKELGFDIGEGIVEVKKMHEEDWANNWKQYYKPVKITDKIVIKPIWEEYEKTAEELIIELDPGMAFGTGTHETTRMCIKALDKYVKPNTTVFDIGCGSGILSIAAAKLGAKHVVGVDLDPVAVDSSNQNISYNDLNNIEVLEGNLLDVVDGKADIVVANIIAEIICVLTADVKKALNDGGIFITSGIIHDRVDMVKEKFEECGFEVIEINKDGEWNCIVAKSIG, encoded by the coding sequence ATGGATGGAATATGGATTGAAATTAGTGTAATAACAAAAAGTGAGGCTCTAGAGCCAATAACAGGAATATTTTATGGATTAAATTGCCCGAACATTGCAATTGAGGATCCAGATGATTTACTTTTAAGAGAACAAGGACCATTAACTTGGGATTTTGCAGATATAAACATTTTAGAACATAAAGGAAATGCAGCTGTAATTAAAGCTTATTTTTCTCAAGATGATAAGGTTGAAGAAATTGTTGAATATGTAAAAGAAAAACTTATAGAAATTAAAGAACTTGGATTTGATATTGGTGAAGGCATCGTAGAAGTTAAAAAAATGCATGAAGAAGATTGGGCAAATAATTGGAAGCAATATTATAAACCAGTTAAAATAACAGATAAAATTGTCATTAAACCAATTTGGGAAGAATATGAGAAGACTGCTGAAGAATTAATCATAGAATTAGACCCAGGTATGGCATTTGGAACTGGAACTCATGAAACTACTAGAATGTGTATTAAAGCCTTAGATAAGTATGTAAAGCCTAATACAACAGTGTTTGATATTGGGTGTGGATCAGGAATACTTTCAATAGCCGCTGCAAAACTTGGCGCTAAGCATGTAGTAGGAGTTGATTTAGATCCTGTTGCAGTTGACTCATCTAATCAAAATATAAGCTATAATGATTTAAATAATATTGAAGTGCTAGAAGGAAATCTTTTAGATGTAGTAGATGGAAAAGCTGATATAGTAGTTGCTAATATAATAGCAGAAATTATTTGCGTATTAACAGCTGATGTTAAGAAGGCTTTAAATGATGGCGGAATATTCATCACATCAGGGATAATTCATGATAGAGTAGATATGGTTAAAGAAAAATTTGAAGAATGTGGTTTTGAAGTTATAGAAATCAATAAAGATGGAGAATGGAACTGCATAGTAGCAAAATCTATCGGTTAG